The following are from one region of the Amia ocellicauda isolate fAmiCal2 chromosome 1, fAmiCal2.hap1, whole genome shotgun sequence genome:
- the agbl5 gene encoding cytosolic carboxypeptidase-like protein 5 isoform X1, whose product MEFRFGSLIFSSKFDSGNLARVEKLEHLEPEAEAASNGSATSGVLGGPLSVPEYEFNVWTKPDCADTEFENGNRSWFYFCVRGAVPGKLMKINVMNMNKQSKLYAQGMAPFVKTLPVKTRWERVRDRPTFEMVENQFVLSFMHRFLEVRGTTTYFAFCYPFSYAECQDLLLQMDHKFANSMHLTASSPVDSIYYHRELLCHSLDGHRVDLLTISSCHGMMEEREPRLEKLFPDNCTPRPYRFKGKKVFFLSSRVHPGETPSSFVFNGFLNFILKQDDPRALMLRKMFVFKLIPMLNPDGVVRGHYRTDSRGVNLNRQYLNPSFELHPSIYGAKVILLYHHLHNRIGPDSPDWRTFVSPLSSNLLSTKPSNHSNINCLSPREREVPLSEMEKSNNLRNETEHSEGDCFAAVMASAQSEIPMLTEENGRPLFPEVTTKGETDWRIDGEGSCGNEGGCDENEALRSAMSSDLSEHIPPQESGIAFYIDLHGHASKRGCFMYGNSLSEENEQVENLLYPKLISMNSAHFDFMGCNFSEKNMYAKDRRDGQSKEGSGRVAVHKAIGLIHSYTLECNYNTGRSVNTIPPACHDNGRATPPPPPAFPPKYTIDVFEQVGRAVAVAALDMADCNPWSRIILSEHSCLTNLRAWMLKHVRNSKGLASNCKKNSTKASPKGPTMGLTASASENSLSRARSNSNGTTSGSSSSQQNSPQLKSSPSFTFGCSQGTGRPACPQASNSSLHKPSSRVLGPVRDCKAQEKRRPHHRSMLRTAADNPSSHHSSPTHPALSPCSSTSSSSSLGFSKAGSTPPQHSGLGPCTIPASFSMAAVWSVLCAQSVTRTLGKCYTCPNFHAGPQSIGLLLRNRRQDSQHSPGITSGGSVTAQNSLKKSKLRFLSSMDYSRCELQPRASRIPVRKAGAGTSSRSLHSGSLEEPALRVWKFVKPGFAKQLSLSDGSVLESSSLALSSRMLLKSRAPSSLLTGGPAPEMTSSTLQTEFPESRSTSDPIPICSKVPLCSEA is encoded by the exons ATGGAGTTCCGGTTCGGTAGCTTGATTTTCAGCTCCAAATTTGACTCTGGGAACTTGGCCCGGGTCGAGAAGTTGGAACATCTTGAGCCAGAGGCAGAGGCAGCCAGTAATGGAAGTGCTACATCTGGGGTCTTGGGAGGCCCCCTTTCAGTGCCAGAGTATGAGTTTAATGTTTGGACTAAACCTGACTGTGCAGACACAGAGTTTGAAAATGGGAACAG GTCCTGGTTCTACTTTTGTGTGCGGGGAGCAGTCCCTGGGAAGCTCATGAAAATTAACGTTATGAATATGAACAAGCAGAGCAAGCTCTATGCACAAGGGATGGCTCCTTTTGTGAAAACCTTACCAGTGAAAACGCGATGGGAAAGGGTGCGGGACAGGCCCACGTTTGAG ATGGTGGAGAACCAGTTTGTTCTGTCCTTCATGCACCGCTTCCTGGAAGTCCGTGGGACCACAACCTACTTTGCTTTTTGCTACCCATTCTCGTATGCCGAATGCCAGGACCTCTTGCTTCAGATGGATCATAAATTTGCCAACTCGATGCACTTGACAGCCAGCAG CCCTGTAGATTCCATCTATTACCACCGGGAGCTTCTCTGCCACTCCTTAGACGGACATCGAGTTGACCTCCTGACCATTTCATCATGTCACGGTATGATGGAAGAGAGGGAACCAAGGCTCGAAAAGCTGTTTCCTGACAACTGCACCCCACGTCCTTACAGATTTAAGGGAAAAaag GTATTCTTCCTCAGTAGTCGGGTTCACCCAGGGGAGACGCCCTCCAGTTTTGTATTCAATGGATTCCTAAACTTCATCCTAAAGCAGGACGACCCCCGAGCTCTCATGCTCCGAAAAATGTTCGTCTTCAAGCTGATCCCGATGCTGAACCCTGATGGAGTCGTGAGAGGACACTACAG AACGGATTCTAGAGGTGTCAACCTGAACCGCCAATACCTCAATCCAAGTTTTGAACTCCATCCTTCTATATATGGCGCCAAAGTCATCCTACTGTACCACCACCTGCACAACCGCATTGGGCCAGACTCTCCGGACTGGAGGACGTTTGTATCCCCTCTCTCCTCCAACTTGCTGAGCACAAAGCCTTCCAATCATTCCAATATCAACTGCCTGTCCCCACGAGAGCGAGAGGTCCCTCTGTCTGAGATGGAGAAGAGCAACAACCTCAGGAACGAGACAGAGCACAGCGAGGGGGACTGCTTTGCGGCTGTCATGGCTTCGGCCCAGTCAGAAATCCCAATGCTCACAGAGGAGAATGGCAGACCGCTTTTCCCTGAGGTCACGACCAAAGGAGAGACCGACTGGAGGATCGACGGTGAAGGATCGTGTGGCAACGAAGGAGGCTGTGACGAGAACGAGGCTCTGAGGAGCGCCATGTCCTCCGACCTGTCCGAGCACATTCCGCCGCAGGAGAGCGGCATTGCTTTCTACATTGACCTCCATGGGCACGCGTCCAAACGGGGCTGCTTCATGTATGGAAACAGTCTGTCTGAGGAGAACGAGCAG GTGGAAAACCTGCTATACCCAAAGCTGATCTCCATGAATTCGGCTCACTTTGACTTCATGGGCTGCAACTTCTCCGAGAAGAACATGTACGCCAAAGACCGGAGGGACGGCCAGTCTAAAGAAGGCAGTGGGCGTGTGGCAGTGCATAAAGCCATAGGCCTGATCCACAG CTATACTCTGGAGTGTAATTACAACACCGGCCGCTCTGTGAATACGATTCCTCCTGCTTGTCACGACAACGGCCGGGctactccccccccaccccccgccttCCCTCCCAAATACACCATCGACGTGTTTGAGCAG GTTGGCAGGGCCGTCGCTGTAGCTGCCCTGGACATGGCTGACTGCAATCCCTGGTCGCGCATCATCCTGTCGGAGCACAGCTGCCTCACCAACCTGCGGGCCTGGATGCTGAAGCATGTGAGGAACAGCAAGGGGCTGGCCAGcaactgcaagaagaacagcaCCAAGGCCTCGCCCAAGGGTCCCACCAT GGGACTGACGGCCTCCGCCTCGGAGAACTCGCTCAGCCGAGCCCGGagtaacagcaacggcacaaccagcgggagcagcagcagccagcAGAACTCCCCGCAGCTCAAGAGCTCGCCCAGCTTCACCTTCGGCTGCAGCCAGGGGACCGGTAGGCCAGCCTGCCCCCAAGCGTCCAACTCAAGTCTCCATAAACCAAGCAGCCGAGTTCTGGGACCAGTGAGAG ACTGTAAAGCTCAGGAGAAGAGACGCCCCCACCACCGGTCAATGCTAAGGACAGCAGCAGACAACCCCAGCAGCCACCACTCCTCCCCAACCCACCCTGCCCTCTCTCCCTGCTCCTctacctcctcctcttcctccctggGATTTTCCAAGGCAGGCTCCACCCCTCCGCAGCATTCCGGCCTTGGCCCCTGCACCATCCCAGCTTCTTTCAGCATGGCAG CTGTTTGGAGCGTATTGTGTGCGCAGTCAGTCACCAGAACACTGGGGAAAT GCTATACCTGTCCTAATTTTCATGCTGGCCCTCAAAGTATTGGCCTTCTGTTAAGGAACCGAAGGCAGGACAGCCAGCACAGTCCTGGGATCACCAGTGGTGGCAGTGTGACTGCGCAG AATTCCCTGAAGAAAAGCAAACTCAGATTCCTGTCATCCATGGACTATTCCAG GTGTGAGCTCCAGCCCAGAGCCAGCCGAATCCCAGTGCGGAAAGCCGGAGCCGGCACTTCCTCGCGCTCCCTGCACTCGGGCAGCCTGGAGGAGCCGGCTCTGAGAGTGTGGAAATTTGTCAAGCCAGGATTCGCGAAACAGCTGTCCCTCTCGG ATGGCTCTGTGTTGGAGAGCTCCTCATTGGCCCTGAGCTCCAGGATGCTGCTGAAGTCCAGGGCCCCGAGCTCACTGCTCACTGGAGGCCCAGCCCCAGAGATGACATCCAGCACCTTACAGACG GAATTTCCAGAGAGCCGATCGACATCTGATCCAATACCCATCTGCAGCAAAGTGCCGCTGTGCAGTGAGGCTTAG
- the agbl5 gene encoding cytosolic carboxypeptidase-like protein 5 isoform X2, translating into MEFRFGSLIFSSKFDSGNLARVEKLEHLEPEAEAASNGSATSGVLGGPLSVPEYEFNVWTKPDCADTEFENGNRSWFYFCVRGAVPGKLMKINVMNMNKQSKLYAQGMAPFVKTLPVKTRWERVRDRPTFEMVENQFVLSFMHRFLEVRGTTTYFAFCYPFSYAECQDLLLQMDHKFANSMHLTASSPVDSIYYHRELLCHSLDGHRVDLLTISSCHGMMEEREPRLEKLFPDNCTPRPYRFKGKKVFFLSSRVHPGETPSSFVFNGFLNFILKQDDPRALMLRKMFVFKLIPMLNPDGVVRGHYRTDSRGVNLNRQYLNPSFELHPSIYGAKVILLYHHLHNRIGPDSPDWRTFVSPLSSNLLSTKPSNHSNINCLSPREREVPLSEMEKSNNLRNETEHSEGDCFAAVMASAQSEIPMLTEENGRPLFPEVTTKGETDWRIDGEGSCGNEGGCDENEALRSAMSSDLSEHIPPQESGIAFYIDLHGHASKRGCFMYGNSLSEENEQVENLLYPKLISMNSAHFDFMGCNFSEKNMYAKDRRDGQSKEGSGRVAVHKAIGLIHSYTLECNYNTGRSVNTIPPACHDNGRATPPPPPAFPPKYTIDVFEQVGRAVAVAALDMADCNPWSRIILSEHSCLTNLRAWMLKHVRNSKGLASNCKKNSTKASPKGPTMGLTASASENSLSRARSNSNGTTSGSSSSQQNSPQLKSSPSFTFGCSQGTGRPACPQASNSSLHKPSSRVLGPVRDCKAQEKRRPHHRSMLRTAADNPSSHHSSPTHPALSPCSSTSSSSSLGFSKAGSTPPQHSGLGPCTIPASFSMAGYTCPNFHAGPQSIGLLLRNRRQDSQHSPGITSGGSVTAQNSLKKSKLRFLSSMDYSRCELQPRASRIPVRKAGAGTSSRSLHSGSLEEPALRVWKFVKPGFAKQLSLSDGSVLESSSLALSSRMLLKSRAPSSLLTGGPAPEMTSSTLQTEFPESRSTSDPIPICSKVPLCSEA; encoded by the exons ATGGAGTTCCGGTTCGGTAGCTTGATTTTCAGCTCCAAATTTGACTCTGGGAACTTGGCCCGGGTCGAGAAGTTGGAACATCTTGAGCCAGAGGCAGAGGCAGCCAGTAATGGAAGTGCTACATCTGGGGTCTTGGGAGGCCCCCTTTCAGTGCCAGAGTATGAGTTTAATGTTTGGACTAAACCTGACTGTGCAGACACAGAGTTTGAAAATGGGAACAG GTCCTGGTTCTACTTTTGTGTGCGGGGAGCAGTCCCTGGGAAGCTCATGAAAATTAACGTTATGAATATGAACAAGCAGAGCAAGCTCTATGCACAAGGGATGGCTCCTTTTGTGAAAACCTTACCAGTGAAAACGCGATGGGAAAGGGTGCGGGACAGGCCCACGTTTGAG ATGGTGGAGAACCAGTTTGTTCTGTCCTTCATGCACCGCTTCCTGGAAGTCCGTGGGACCACAACCTACTTTGCTTTTTGCTACCCATTCTCGTATGCCGAATGCCAGGACCTCTTGCTTCAGATGGATCATAAATTTGCCAACTCGATGCACTTGACAGCCAGCAG CCCTGTAGATTCCATCTATTACCACCGGGAGCTTCTCTGCCACTCCTTAGACGGACATCGAGTTGACCTCCTGACCATTTCATCATGTCACGGTATGATGGAAGAGAGGGAACCAAGGCTCGAAAAGCTGTTTCCTGACAACTGCACCCCACGTCCTTACAGATTTAAGGGAAAAaag GTATTCTTCCTCAGTAGTCGGGTTCACCCAGGGGAGACGCCCTCCAGTTTTGTATTCAATGGATTCCTAAACTTCATCCTAAAGCAGGACGACCCCCGAGCTCTCATGCTCCGAAAAATGTTCGTCTTCAAGCTGATCCCGATGCTGAACCCTGATGGAGTCGTGAGAGGACACTACAG AACGGATTCTAGAGGTGTCAACCTGAACCGCCAATACCTCAATCCAAGTTTTGAACTCCATCCTTCTATATATGGCGCCAAAGTCATCCTACTGTACCACCACCTGCACAACCGCATTGGGCCAGACTCTCCGGACTGGAGGACGTTTGTATCCCCTCTCTCCTCCAACTTGCTGAGCACAAAGCCTTCCAATCATTCCAATATCAACTGCCTGTCCCCACGAGAGCGAGAGGTCCCTCTGTCTGAGATGGAGAAGAGCAACAACCTCAGGAACGAGACAGAGCACAGCGAGGGGGACTGCTTTGCGGCTGTCATGGCTTCGGCCCAGTCAGAAATCCCAATGCTCACAGAGGAGAATGGCAGACCGCTTTTCCCTGAGGTCACGACCAAAGGAGAGACCGACTGGAGGATCGACGGTGAAGGATCGTGTGGCAACGAAGGAGGCTGTGACGAGAACGAGGCTCTGAGGAGCGCCATGTCCTCCGACCTGTCCGAGCACATTCCGCCGCAGGAGAGCGGCATTGCTTTCTACATTGACCTCCATGGGCACGCGTCCAAACGGGGCTGCTTCATGTATGGAAACAGTCTGTCTGAGGAGAACGAGCAG GTGGAAAACCTGCTATACCCAAAGCTGATCTCCATGAATTCGGCTCACTTTGACTTCATGGGCTGCAACTTCTCCGAGAAGAACATGTACGCCAAAGACCGGAGGGACGGCCAGTCTAAAGAAGGCAGTGGGCGTGTGGCAGTGCATAAAGCCATAGGCCTGATCCACAG CTATACTCTGGAGTGTAATTACAACACCGGCCGCTCTGTGAATACGATTCCTCCTGCTTGTCACGACAACGGCCGGGctactccccccccaccccccgccttCCCTCCCAAATACACCATCGACGTGTTTGAGCAG GTTGGCAGGGCCGTCGCTGTAGCTGCCCTGGACATGGCTGACTGCAATCCCTGGTCGCGCATCATCCTGTCGGAGCACAGCTGCCTCACCAACCTGCGGGCCTGGATGCTGAAGCATGTGAGGAACAGCAAGGGGCTGGCCAGcaactgcaagaagaacagcaCCAAGGCCTCGCCCAAGGGTCCCACCAT GGGACTGACGGCCTCCGCCTCGGAGAACTCGCTCAGCCGAGCCCGGagtaacagcaacggcacaaccagcgggagcagcagcagccagcAGAACTCCCCGCAGCTCAAGAGCTCGCCCAGCTTCACCTTCGGCTGCAGCCAGGGGACCGGTAGGCCAGCCTGCCCCCAAGCGTCCAACTCAAGTCTCCATAAACCAAGCAGCCGAGTTCTGGGACCAGTGAGAG ACTGTAAAGCTCAGGAGAAGAGACGCCCCCACCACCGGTCAATGCTAAGGACAGCAGCAGACAACCCCAGCAGCCACCACTCCTCCCCAACCCACCCTGCCCTCTCTCCCTGCTCCTctacctcctcctcttcctccctggGATTTTCCAAGGCAGGCTCCACCCCTCCGCAGCATTCCGGCCTTGGCCCCTGCACCATCCCAGCTTCTTTCAGCATGGCAG GCTATACCTGTCCTAATTTTCATGCTGGCCCTCAAAGTATTGGCCTTCTGTTAAGGAACCGAAGGCAGGACAGCCAGCACAGTCCTGGGATCACCAGTGGTGGCAGTGTGACTGCGCAG AATTCCCTGAAGAAAAGCAAACTCAGATTCCTGTCATCCATGGACTATTCCAG GTGTGAGCTCCAGCCCAGAGCCAGCCGAATCCCAGTGCGGAAAGCCGGAGCCGGCACTTCCTCGCGCTCCCTGCACTCGGGCAGCCTGGAGGAGCCGGCTCTGAGAGTGTGGAAATTTGTCAAGCCAGGATTCGCGAAACAGCTGTCCCTCTCGG ATGGCTCTGTGTTGGAGAGCTCCTCATTGGCCCTGAGCTCCAGGATGCTGCTGAAGTCCAGGGCCCCGAGCTCACTGCTCACTGGAGGCCCAGCCCCAGAGATGACATCCAGCACCTTACAGACG GAATTTCCAGAGAGCCGATCGACATCTGATCCAATACCCATCTGCAGCAAAGTGCCGCTGTGCAGTGAGGCTTAG
- the agbl5 gene encoding cytosolic carboxypeptidase-like protein 5 isoform X3 produces the protein MEFRFGSLIFSSKFDSGNLARVEKLEHLEPEAEAASNGSATSGVLGGPLSVPEYEFNVWTKPDCADTEFENGNRSWFYFCVRGAVPGKLMKINVMNMNKQSKLYAQGMAPFVKTLPVKTRWERVRDRPTFEMVENQFVLSFMHRFLEVRGTTTYFAFCYPFSYAECQDLLLQMDHKFANSMHLTASSPVDSIYYHRELLCHSLDGHRVDLLTISSCHGMMEEREPRLEKLFPDNCTPRPYRFKGKKVFFLSSRVHPGETPSSFVFNGFLNFILKQDDPRALMLRKMFVFKLIPMLNPDGVVRGHYRTDSRGVNLNRQYLNPSFELHPSIYGAKVILLYHHLHNRIGPDSPDWRTFVSPLSSNLLSTKPSNHSNINCLSPREREVPLSEMEKSNNLRNETEHSEGDCFAAVMASAQSEIPMLTEENGRPLFPEVTTKGETDWRIDGEGSCGNEGGCDENEALRSAMSSDLSEHIPPQESGIAFYIDLHGHASKRGCFMYGNSLSEENEQVENLLYPKLISMNSAHFDFMGCNFSEKNMYAKDRRDGQSKEGSGRVAVHKAIGLIHSYTLECNYNTGRSVNTIPPACHDNGRATPPPPPAFPPKYTIDVFEQVGRAVAVAALDMADCNPWSRIILSEHSCLTNLRAWMLKHVRNSKGLASNCKKNSTKASPKGPTMGLTASASENSLSRARSNSNGTTSGSSSSQQNSPQLKSSPSFTFGCSQGTGRPACPQASNSSLHKPSSRVLGPVRGYTCPNFHAGPQSIGLLLRNRRQDSQHSPGITSGGSVTAQNSLKKSKLRFLSSMDYSRCELQPRASRIPVRKAGAGTSSRSLHSGSLEEPALRVWKFVKPGFAKQLSLSDGSVLESSSLALSSRMLLKSRAPSSLLTGGPAPEMTSSTLQTEFPESRSTSDPIPICSKVPLCSEA, from the exons ATGGAGTTCCGGTTCGGTAGCTTGATTTTCAGCTCCAAATTTGACTCTGGGAACTTGGCCCGGGTCGAGAAGTTGGAACATCTTGAGCCAGAGGCAGAGGCAGCCAGTAATGGAAGTGCTACATCTGGGGTCTTGGGAGGCCCCCTTTCAGTGCCAGAGTATGAGTTTAATGTTTGGACTAAACCTGACTGTGCAGACACAGAGTTTGAAAATGGGAACAG GTCCTGGTTCTACTTTTGTGTGCGGGGAGCAGTCCCTGGGAAGCTCATGAAAATTAACGTTATGAATATGAACAAGCAGAGCAAGCTCTATGCACAAGGGATGGCTCCTTTTGTGAAAACCTTACCAGTGAAAACGCGATGGGAAAGGGTGCGGGACAGGCCCACGTTTGAG ATGGTGGAGAACCAGTTTGTTCTGTCCTTCATGCACCGCTTCCTGGAAGTCCGTGGGACCACAACCTACTTTGCTTTTTGCTACCCATTCTCGTATGCCGAATGCCAGGACCTCTTGCTTCAGATGGATCATAAATTTGCCAACTCGATGCACTTGACAGCCAGCAG CCCTGTAGATTCCATCTATTACCACCGGGAGCTTCTCTGCCACTCCTTAGACGGACATCGAGTTGACCTCCTGACCATTTCATCATGTCACGGTATGATGGAAGAGAGGGAACCAAGGCTCGAAAAGCTGTTTCCTGACAACTGCACCCCACGTCCTTACAGATTTAAGGGAAAAaag GTATTCTTCCTCAGTAGTCGGGTTCACCCAGGGGAGACGCCCTCCAGTTTTGTATTCAATGGATTCCTAAACTTCATCCTAAAGCAGGACGACCCCCGAGCTCTCATGCTCCGAAAAATGTTCGTCTTCAAGCTGATCCCGATGCTGAACCCTGATGGAGTCGTGAGAGGACACTACAG AACGGATTCTAGAGGTGTCAACCTGAACCGCCAATACCTCAATCCAAGTTTTGAACTCCATCCTTCTATATATGGCGCCAAAGTCATCCTACTGTACCACCACCTGCACAACCGCATTGGGCCAGACTCTCCGGACTGGAGGACGTTTGTATCCCCTCTCTCCTCCAACTTGCTGAGCACAAAGCCTTCCAATCATTCCAATATCAACTGCCTGTCCCCACGAGAGCGAGAGGTCCCTCTGTCTGAGATGGAGAAGAGCAACAACCTCAGGAACGAGACAGAGCACAGCGAGGGGGACTGCTTTGCGGCTGTCATGGCTTCGGCCCAGTCAGAAATCCCAATGCTCACAGAGGAGAATGGCAGACCGCTTTTCCCTGAGGTCACGACCAAAGGAGAGACCGACTGGAGGATCGACGGTGAAGGATCGTGTGGCAACGAAGGAGGCTGTGACGAGAACGAGGCTCTGAGGAGCGCCATGTCCTCCGACCTGTCCGAGCACATTCCGCCGCAGGAGAGCGGCATTGCTTTCTACATTGACCTCCATGGGCACGCGTCCAAACGGGGCTGCTTCATGTATGGAAACAGTCTGTCTGAGGAGAACGAGCAG GTGGAAAACCTGCTATACCCAAAGCTGATCTCCATGAATTCGGCTCACTTTGACTTCATGGGCTGCAACTTCTCCGAGAAGAACATGTACGCCAAAGACCGGAGGGACGGCCAGTCTAAAGAAGGCAGTGGGCGTGTGGCAGTGCATAAAGCCATAGGCCTGATCCACAG CTATACTCTGGAGTGTAATTACAACACCGGCCGCTCTGTGAATACGATTCCTCCTGCTTGTCACGACAACGGCCGGGctactccccccccaccccccgccttCCCTCCCAAATACACCATCGACGTGTTTGAGCAG GTTGGCAGGGCCGTCGCTGTAGCTGCCCTGGACATGGCTGACTGCAATCCCTGGTCGCGCATCATCCTGTCGGAGCACAGCTGCCTCACCAACCTGCGGGCCTGGATGCTGAAGCATGTGAGGAACAGCAAGGGGCTGGCCAGcaactgcaagaagaacagcaCCAAGGCCTCGCCCAAGGGTCCCACCAT GGGACTGACGGCCTCCGCCTCGGAGAACTCGCTCAGCCGAGCCCGGagtaacagcaacggcacaaccagcgggagcagcagcagccagcAGAACTCCCCGCAGCTCAAGAGCTCGCCCAGCTTCACCTTCGGCTGCAGCCAGGGGACCGGTAGGCCAGCCTGCCCCCAAGCGTCCAACTCAAGTCTCCATAAACCAAGCAGCCGAGTTCTGGGACCAGTGAGAG GCTATACCTGTCCTAATTTTCATGCTGGCCCTCAAAGTATTGGCCTTCTGTTAAGGAACCGAAGGCAGGACAGCCAGCACAGTCCTGGGATCACCAGTGGTGGCAGTGTGACTGCGCAG AATTCCCTGAAGAAAAGCAAACTCAGATTCCTGTCATCCATGGACTATTCCAG GTGTGAGCTCCAGCCCAGAGCCAGCCGAATCCCAGTGCGGAAAGCCGGAGCCGGCACTTCCTCGCGCTCCCTGCACTCGGGCAGCCTGGAGGAGCCGGCTCTGAGAGTGTGGAAATTTGTCAAGCCAGGATTCGCGAAACAGCTGTCCCTCTCGG ATGGCTCTGTGTTGGAGAGCTCCTCATTGGCCCTGAGCTCCAGGATGCTGCTGAAGTCCAGGGCCCCGAGCTCACTGCTCACTGGAGGCCCAGCCCCAGAGATGACATCCAGCACCTTACAGACG GAATTTCCAGAGAGCCGATCGACATCTGATCCAATACCCATCTGCAGCAAAGTGCCGCTGTGCAGTGAGGCTTAG
- the ost4 gene encoding dolichyl-diphosphooligosaccharide--protein glycosyltransferase subunit 4 translates to MVTDVQLAIFANMLGVSLFLLVVLYHYVAVNNPKKLE, encoded by the coding sequence ATGGTGACGGACGTGCAACTGGCCATCTTCGCCAACATGCTGGGGGTCTCGCTGTTCCTCCTGGTGGTCCTTTATCACTATGTGGCCGTCAACAACCCAAAGAAACTGGAGTGA
- the selenoi gene encoding ethanolaminephosphotransferase 1 gives MASMAFYEYVTQEQLAGFDRYKYSAVDSNPLSVYVMHPFWNSVVKILPRWLAPNLITFTGFMFLVFNFLFLAFYDFDFYASAPGHLHVPSWVWIVAGLFNFTAYTLDGVDGKQARRTNSSTPLGELFDHGLDSWACVFFVVTVYSIFGRGETGVEVTTLYYILWVVLLSFILSHWEKYNTGVLFLPWGYDISQVTISIVYIVTSVVGVEAWYTPVFWKFHYRDLFTVMILGCAFLVTLPMSLYNVLKGYRSGTLKHSSLYESFLPFLSPVLLFVLSTLWVCLSPSDIIQLQPRVFYFMVGTAFANITCKLIVCQMSNTRCQPLNWLLLPMALVVGLVSSGLVQNSETLILYVWTTIVALAHVHYGVSVVHQLSDHFNIFAFSLKKPNSDULEEEKIGLQAAEV, from the exons ATGGCCAGTATGGCTTTTTACGAGTATGTTACTCAGGAACAACTAGCTGGTTTTGACAGGTACAAG TACAGCGCTGTCGATTCCAACCCGCTGTCTGTGTATGTTATGCATCCTTTCTGGAATTCTGTAGTAAAG ATTTTACCCAGGTGGCTAGCCCCAAACCTCATCACCTTCACAGGTTTCATGTTCCTAGTCTTCAACTTCTTATTTCTGGCCTTTTATGACTTTGACTTCTATGCTTCAG CTCCTGGCCACCTACACGTACCCAGCTGGGTGTGGATTGTGGCGGGCCTGTTCAACTTCACAGCTTACACATTAG ACGGCGTGGATGGGAAGCAGGCTCGGAGGACCAACTCCAGCACACCTCTGGGGGAGCTGTTTGACCACGGCCTGGACAGCTGGGCCTGCGTGTTCTTCGTGGTGACCGTGTACTCCATTTTCGGGAGAGGGGAGACGGGCGTGGAGGTGACCACTCTGTACTACATCCTGTGGGTGGTGCTGCTGTCCTTCATCCTCTCGCACTGGGAGAAATATAACACGGGGGTGCTGTTCCTGCCCTGGGGATATGACATCAGCCAAGTG accATCTCCATTGTGTACATTGTGACATCAGTGGTCGGGGTGGAAGCTTGGTACACACCAGTGTTCTGGAAATTCCACTACAGAGACCTCTTCACTGTCATGATACTGG GATGTGCGTTTCTGGTAACTCTCCCAATGAGCTTGTACAATGTCTTGAA GGGGTACCGCAGCGGCACTCTGAAGCACAGCTCTCTGTACGAGTCCTTCCTGCCCTTCCTGTCTCCGGTGCTGCTGTTTGTCCTGTCCACCCTGTGGGTCTGCCTCTCGCCTTCAGACATCATCCAGTTGCAGCCACGCGTCTTCTACTTCATGGTGGGAACGGCCTTCGCCAACATCACG TGTAAGCTGATAGTGTGTCAAATGAGTAACACGCGCTGCCAGCCGCTCAACTGGCTCCTGCTGCCCATGGCTCTGGTGGTGGggctggtgagctcaggactgGTGCAGAACAGTGAAACGCTCATCTTGTACGTCTGGACCACCATCGTAGCCTTGGCGCATGTCCACTATGGGGTCTCTGTG GTGCATCAGCTCAGTGATCACTTCAATATCTTTGCTTTTTCACTCAAAAAACCCAACTCGGATTGACTAGAGGAGGAGAAAATCGGCCTGCAGGCTGCGGAAGTGTAA